DNA from Burkholderiales bacterium:
GGCGCTGGAATCGTTCAAGGCGTTCCGCGGGCGCGAGCCCAAGATCGACGCGCTGTTGCGACATTCCGGGATGGTGGAAACCGCGTGAGCGTAAACTCGGGCTCATGAAAGCCCACGCCCTGGCCGCGCTCGTTGTGCTCGCGCTGACCGGCGTCGCTTCTGCGGCGCAGCTGTACCGCTGGGTCGACGAAAAAGGGCGCGTCGAGTGGCGCGACACGCCGCCGCCGGCCGACGCCAGGAACGTCGAGCAGCGGACCGTCGGCGGCAATACCATACAGACCTCCACGCTGCCCTACAGCGTTCAGCAGGCGATGAAGAAACACCCGGTGACCCTGTGGGCGTTCGACTGCGGCGAGCCCTGCACCGCCGCGAGGAACCATCTCGCCAAGCGGGGCGTGCCGTATACCGAGCGCAACGCGTCCCGGGAAAGCGCGGCGCTGAAGAAGCTCACCGGCAGTCTGGAGGTGCCGGTGCTGACCGTCGGCTCGCACACGCTCAAGGGCTATCTGGACACCGAATGGGACGCCGCGCTCGACAGCGCCGGCTACCCGCGCACGCCGCCGCCGGGCATGAAACACGAAGCGCATCCCGCGCAGAAACCTCAACCGCCTGCCGCCAAACCCGACCCGGCGAAGCCGAGCACCGCCAAGCCTTGAACACCGCAGCTCTCGCAACCCGGCTCAAGAACCTGCTCGTGCGCATCGAGATCGGCGTCAACCGCGCCCTCGGCCGGCAGTTCATCCCGCGCGACCGCAAGCTCTTCCACATCGAGACGAGCAGCGCGTGCAACCTGAAGTGCCGCTTCTGCGCGTACACCAAGAAGTCGACGCCGAAAGTGAGCATGTCGTACGACACCTTCGTCGACGCCGTCGAGCAGGCGCTCGCGCTCGGCTACACGCGCTTCGAGCTCACCCCGTGCACCGGTGACGTCTTCATGGACAAGACGCTGTCCGCGAAGCTCGACTTCCTCGAGCGCGACGAGCGTGTGGAGAGCTACGAGTTCTTCACCAATCTCACGATCCCGAAGCCCGACGCGACGAAACGGCTCGCCTCGCTGAAGAAGCTCAGGCACCTCACCGTCAGCGTCTACGGCCACGACCTCGACAGCTTCGTCAAGATCGCAGGCAGCACGCCGATGCTCTACAAGCGCCTGCTCGCGAACCTCGACGCGCTGCTGGAAGTGATGCCGCAAGCATCGTTCGAAGTGGCGATCGGGTTGCGCTCCACCCTCAAGCGTCCCAGGGGCGCGACGACCGACCTGCTGCAGGCCGTCGAGCGATTTCGCGCCGCGGGCCACGAGATCTGGCTCGCGCCCGGCGTCTACAACAACTGGGGCGGGCTGATCACCCAGGACGACGTCGCGGGGCTCGACATGTACATCAATCCCACCGACGGCGCGTACAAGATGGGAGCGTGCGAGAAGCTCTTCGACTCGGTGCAGGTGATGGCGACCGGCGTGGTGAACGCCTGCGCGTGCCGCGACGTCGACGCGACGCTCGCGATCGGCAACATCGCGGAAGAGCCGCTGGAAAAGATCGTCTCGCCCGACAATCCGCGTTATATGGCGATCATCGAAGCGCAGCAGCGCGGCGATTTTGCGGCGATCTGTAAAAGCTGCGACTTCTACAAG
Protein-coding regions in this window:
- a CDS encoding glutaredoxin family protein; its protein translation is MKAHALAALVVLALTGVASAAQLYRWVDEKGRVEWRDTPPPADARNVEQRTVGGNTIQTSTLPYSVQQAMKKHPVTLWAFDCGEPCTAARNHLAKRGVPYTERNASRESAALKKLTGSLEVPVLTVGSHTLKGYLDTEWDAALDSAGYPRTPPPGMKHEAHPAQKPQPPAAKPDPAKPSTAKP
- a CDS encoding radical SAM protein, with the protein product MNTAALATRLKNLLVRIEIGVNRALGRQFIPRDRKLFHIETSSACNLKCRFCAYTKKSTPKVSMSYDTFVDAVEQALALGYTRFELTPCTGDVFMDKTLSAKLDFLERDERVESYEFFTNLTIPKPDATKRLASLKKLRHLTVSVYGHDLDSFVKIAGSTPMLYKRLLANLDALLEVMPQASFEVAIGLRSTLKRPRGATTDLLQAVERFRAAGHEIWLAPGVYNNWGGLITQDDVAGLDMYINPTDGAYKMGACEKLFDSVQVMATGVVNACACRDVDATLAIGNIAEEPLEKIVSPDNPRYMAIIEAQQRGDFAAICKSCDFYKSIYHHRSHYRRQGIATISLDEFRRQTRGTEKSL